ATGCCACACAGTCACtctagtattattattttctagaAGCACTTGATTAGATAACTAGATCctatttttatagaaatgatGACGTAACTATTTTGTCtggtgattttattaaaaagcatgtcaaCTTGGCCTTGCATTTTCAGGGCtacttaaatttaatattttgaagcatATGACATTTCAGTCGTGCTGATTGACACAGCTGGACAGATAAAGTATTCAGAAACATTGTGTTAAAAAATGGCAGATGTTTTATTgttgcataaataaaacaaatgatacaCTTGGCATTTGCAAGAAACAACATTTTCTGTAAGACATAATAAAGACTCGCTAAATTGAAATGAAGACACACAAGTtagaaaagaacaacatttcTGCATCTGTATCAACGGTTATGGTGTAAACGAACCGACTGCATCAATGAACTTCTTCACTGTCTCCTGGATCTGTCTTTTGAGGTTGTCAGAATAGGGCTTGAGTTTGTCTCTAATTCCGATCAGGTTCTGGCTCAGAAGCTCCATAAACACTTCAGTCTCCTTGGTGATTTTGCTTCTCAGCTCTTCAAGCATAGGATCCATCTGTTCCTTGAGGGTGACGGCATATTCGCTGGCTATATCGGCACTCTGGGTCATTCTGACACTGTGATGTGAAAAGGTGAAATGTGTATTGCATTAATGCAATTCGAGATTTCAGTATGTCAAATGCAGATTGTGACTTCGGAACATTACTTACTTGACTTCCTGACCAAGTTGAGACTCTCTGATCATTTTTAGTGTGTCCTCTGTGGTGCGTGTGGCCTGGGCAACATAGCTCCAGAAAGCATTGGTTAGCTGCTCCAGCAGTGGCTTGGGCTCATCAGCATAAAACAGGTTGGCCTGGCAACCTggtaaaaatacagttatttaattttaagtctGGCAGTCAGTTTCCAAATCTGCTCAAACAGCTAAACATTGTATAGGTACTTTGTCATATTTGTAGTTTCgcagtatttttaaattactaaaattccCGGCATAGATC
The sequence above is drawn from the Labeo rohita strain BAU-BD-2019 chromosome 16, IGBB_LRoh.1.0, whole genome shotgun sequence genome and encodes:
- the LOC127178118 gene encoding apolipoprotein Eb-like isoform X2, whose translation is METQYHCAHIHTHIYIYRLSSLKLTGLSNTSWGLKQTTLNMKLYLILAFVAFTGCQANLFYADEPKPLLEQLTNAFWSYVAQATRTTEDTLKMIRESQLGQEVNVRMTQSADIASEYAVTLKEQMDPMLEELRSKITKETEVFMELLSQNLIGIRDKLKPYSDNLKRQIQETVKKFIDAVGSFTP